The genome window ATTTAATCGCTCCGCGTCGAAGAAAAATCAAGAACCCTAGAAATCTCAGATGCAAGAAAGCGCCGAGACCCAGATGGTTTTGTAATTAGCGAGCGATTGTTGGCAGATTAGGCAGTCTTGACATCGAGAGGGACAGAGATCGAGCGGAGAACAACTTCGATCGACATCTTGGCCTTGGGTCACGAAATCATAGCTCGAATACATAAATGCATAGTCGGAATTCATCCAGAACGAAGACGGGAATACGAACCTGGCCTGATCTGTTCCGCCGCAAGAAAATCGCACCGAAATCTTGGGAGATCGGAGACCCACCGCTCCACCAGCTCCTCTTTTCGATCGCTAGCTGCGACAAGAAAAGCGACGGAGAAACGCCAAGACCGAAAAGACCGACGGATGGGAGATCGGAGATATATGAGCGAAGGATATAATATTATACGTAGCAGAGAAAGGAATTGCGTTTGACGAATGGATGGCGTGGTTTTATATCGGCCGATAAATGAGATTGTAACGGCCGAAAGTGATGTGATATTGTTTCGGAGATGTGTGCAGGCCAATAAAATTGTACACCGCCACGCTCGTGGCAGCATCACATTGGTGTCTTCATAATTGGGGTTTTGGGACCGGTCATGGAGTAACGAATCGGTTGACATAAATTTGGTTAGCTCTGTCAGAATAGGTGCATGGCCATTCCATCTGTAAGCACGACCTATATCGATAGAGCCACTCCCAGCCTTTTTAATCAGATTAGGTCTCTCCGAGAAGCATGGATGGTCATCCACAGCGAGCATATCTTAAACAACGACACGGCTGCACGATATCAGAGTGAGATCCGTACCTCTTTAACAAAGTACCCATTTTTAACTACACGAACTATAGGGACTAAAATGAGAAAATGccgaaaagcaaaaaaaaagggtTTTCAGCCACCGCCTCTTTCTGCCGTCTCTCGCTTGTACGAGATAGGGTCTCGGGTGACacggagaagaagaagcagagcggagaaagaggagaagaagaaagggagCGGAGATAGGAAGCAGGGGGATTGATCTGCTGTGATCAGAGGAGAAAAGAACAAGagaacgaagaagaagaaagaaagggctCGTGCAAGTGATCTGCACCagtggaagaagaaagagaagaaagaaaaagaaaaagagaaagaagagaaggcagaaagggggggagagagagagagagagaggaaaggaagAGACAAGATAGGGAGATGGCGTCGGTTGTGAGAACAGAGAAGACagaaaagaagagaagggaaggaggcgaatggaaagaaagaaagaggaagaggttTCGAGTGTGAGCGAGGAGAAGAgacagaagaaaagaagaagtggaagaaagaaaataaaaaaaaattaagcaaaatGTATTGAGGATATACTTTTgtaaatacaaaaaaatatattatgaattattttaaattatttttatttttattgattatatttatgttttggatGATGAGTcttgatatttttaattaattaaatatttatattataaaggaaataaaataataaaaaaataattatttaattaaattaagaaaagATCAGAACTGGATATTTATATTGACGATACTTGATTCGATTAAGTATCCGATGGTTTCATTTAGTCTGTTTTTAGAAGTATTAATTTATGTGTTTGATATTTGTAAAAGTATATAATTTACAtaattagatattattttattatttaaaaatattttatatgtatttTTAACTGTTGTTATTTTATAGTTTATAGAAGCATATAGTTTTAACAGTTGTTATTATTTTATATGTATTTTTAACTTATTTCGTTTTGTTTCGATGATTAGCTCTTGGAGCAGAAATTATTAGTTGCTAAGTAGCATTTATGTACACCGAAATTTAGTGCACGCCTTCCTTTTTCTGGGTCatacaataataattttattttaattattagttGCTAAGCCAGCAGAAGATTACattcgattttattttattttttgggtcATACAATAATAATTTCATTTTTGCTATAATTTAATGCTATTTTCGAATTTCTCGTGATCGACACGCCTATTCCCAAATGCCGCAGCGTGACATGGTCGGCTTTTGCTCGTGTCACGTGTCGTGGTCGAAAAAGCCGGCGACACAGGGCAGGAGCTTCATCCACAACATCCCAATCCAACACGTGATAGAAAGGAAAAACCAGATCATGGGAGCGGGTGGTGTACCGCCGCCCGATCCGGCACCCGCTCTTAGCGGCCGTGGGTCCCCCCTCGTCCTCTCCCGCAGGAGATATCTTTCCACTGTTCCTTCCGTTTCCGTGAAACGACGGCGCGCAAAAAGCAACGTCGTCTGCGGAGGCCTCCCCGAAGAGCCGCTACAGTTGGCAAATGCTAAAAGTTTGGTCTGACACGCGTTCATTTGATGACGGGTAAGTGCCCAGTCGACTGACACGCGTCCGTTTGTGTGTCTGTCGCGATAGACAGAGAAGACACCACTACCCAAGAAAAACATGGCGGGGTTTCGCCCCGTTATCTACCGGTCACCGTTTGGAAGCTAATAAATCTGATGTCCCAACCTGATCGACAAAGATGCGGTAGATCAATTACTTATTGATTTAGAACAATAGAGTCTATGAATTACCTACTGATTTACTTCATTTCGATTTATCATTgaacaagtatgatatttctattAACAGGACGACATAAGAAAAAATTTAATTAAGTATTTCAGatttaatataacttttaaagatATAGAGATTGGGATAGAAAAGATAGTTAATTAAATAGGATAACATATAATTAGTCCTCTAAATATATGCATaagcttaaatatttattttaccgTTtactaaaaagatatttttaaataatataaaaaaattaattaaaaaaatactattataaaAAGGACAAATGCAGGATTTGAATTCTATGCTGTCATTATAAAGAATTTGATTTGGTGTGAATATGAACCCAAATCCAACATTTTTATCATGAGGAGGTTTGCATCTCAGTGCAACGTCTGCATCCGATCCGTCCCATCGTCGCTTGGCCTATAAAGTCTCCTATATCACAACTCAGATTAAGCTTTGGACGTTGTCATACGCATCAACACATGGCCTGTAAAGTCAGATTAAGCTTTGGATGTTGAAAGCGAATCATACACATCGAAAGCACTGATCCATAAGATTATTCTCTGTGATTAAGTCCATCGACTACTCATGTATCTTAACAGAGAAAATAGGACATTGGAAGTCATCTTATATTCATAGAACAAAATTCTTCACGTATTCAGCATCTTCTATTTTACAAAGAATAAAGTGTTCACAGATGTCCAAGTTCCACTGTTAAGCATGTCGAAATATCTGCATTCGATCATGTTTGTTGATCCATCTTATCCTTCACGTACACAATGTGCATAGGATGTCTTTGTCACTTGCGACTCACCGGACGAGATTTGCCACTTGATCTCTTCGATTAATGAGTCTCATgtttggatcatgaaataaatgTGTGTTTGAACCCACACATTATATGATGAAGTGATAGCAGCTGGCATGTAGTTATAGCAGAAGTCATAGAGAAAAAGACATGACATGACACAGGATGATTGCGCACCGTATATCAATCAACGGCTCAACTCCTCCTCATCAAGTAGAGTTAAATACGCAGAAGAACAATTATCCATGTATCTTATGGGTTCCCAAATCCACCATATAAAATTGCTCTAATTTTCTTCCTCGGTCTCACAAGAATCCTGTGATGGTTTTGACTTCCATCTGTTGTTGTGGAGTTTCTGTTTCACGTTTCGTGTAGTTTCCCTCATTCCAGAAGACATTGATCAGCGGTGCAGTAAACCAAAAGGACCGAAAGGCTTCTTCGTCACGTCGAAGCAGAAAACACGAGCAGCAAACAGCGTGTcggggaagaaaagaaagaagaatacgACCCATGAAAGCACCGCTTGTTCTACACCTCGGCGAGGGATCAAATCACATGCCCACTTCTCGCCGGTCCCGCAATTATTTCCGCACATGAGGAACTCGTGCACTTCCTCCGCTCCCCCTCCCAAAGCCAATCTCGTAACGCACACACTGCACACGTTATATAAGACCATCTCCTTCCTCCCCACCCGGCCATCTCTTAGACCGTCAAGGGTTGATCCTTGCACCATGACTGCCACTAATCTTCTTCTGTTTGTATCCCTGGGAAGTATCGATCACTGTGACACCGAGCTGAGCCTCAGCCCCGGCGGCGTGTATCATCGCCACTCTTCCTACTCCGACACCTCTGCCAGTTCAAGCAGGTATCGCTGCTCGATTCTTGTTTGTGCTTACCACTGGATCTGAACTCTCTCTGCGACGACGTAGAGTGGAGGAGAAGGCAGCCGGGAAAGCACCACAGCCGCCGGAGCAGCAGATTACCATGTTCTACAATGGTCAGATCTGGGTCTGCGACGTGACGGAGATTCAGGTATGGAACAGAGGCGTTGCAGAGAGACCGGAGCTCGACGCATGAATATAACTCGTGCCGTGTTTCGGAAGCTTTGGGTTTCTCATCGCTGAGAGGTGTTGCAGGCGAGAGCCATCATAAGCTCGGCCAAGCGGGAGATGGAGGACGTGGAGGCTCAGAAACAGAGCAGCCGACGACACGGCTCGTCGTTTCCTCCTCCGGACGCGACGCCGTCTGCGCCGacacggccgccgccgccgctgaatCGAAGCCTGTCGATGAAGCGATCGCTGCAGAGGTTTCTGCAGAACAGGAAGACGAGGGCCGTATAGTCCTCCCCTTACAGCCATCATCACGAAACTGCCATCTGAACTTGTTTGCTGCACGGTTGTTGTATTGGCTCTTTGTTCTCCAGTTAATATGGACTTTGATGGATTCATGTTCGTGCAgtgctattctcttgagaggtTGATAGCGATCGATGACGACGGTTATACGTGGAATATAAATCACGCTATATATTATAGCCAGAAGAAATCAACAGCGCGGGTTCGGGTTGGTTAATCCGGTCCGACCACAATGAACTTGATATCTGAAGTAAATTATGTTGTTTGGTTGAGTCAATAGGCTCGGATCCGGTTCGGGTTGGTTAATCCGGTCCGACCACAATGAACTTGATATCTGAAGTAAATTATGTTGTTTGGTTGGGTCAATAGGCTGGGATCGGGTTCGGGTTGGTTAATCCGGTCCGACCACAATGAACTCGAAAGCGCGGCCAAATCCGACCGCGATGAACCTAATCGCAACCGATGGATCCGAATCGGACAGGCTGACCACGATAGATTTGGTTCCAAGGGGTATACAGGGGGTTTTACGGCGGGTGATCCCTCCACTGCTTCCTGTCGCCCGCTTTCTCCCGTTCGTTCGCTCGTTCGAGATCCCTAATGGGAGCAATTGGGTCTCGgtctctcctctcttctcctccaATATATGGTGAGTTGCGGCTTTCTTGGTATTTCTCATTCAGAACAATTTGGCAACTCAAGGATTGCCTTTGATATCTTTCTTTGCTAAATTTGTCGATGATTTGAGTAGACTGAGGTAGGGGGATGATACTTAAGGTATATTTTTGTGATGGATTTGGGATTTCCGTGAAAtgttcatttttttatttgagtTTGTGTAGTTAGCAGGTTACTGATTTTAAAATATAACTCATCAGAAGTTATGCTTCAGTGGCAAGAACTCTAataacatcatcatcaccatcatatttattattattatgattattgggAAGGGGGAGGTGAAACGTAGGCAGTATGATTGTTTACCTTCTTTAGTTGAGTTAGAGGAACTACTATTATGTATTTGGTTGTACTCAACATGCAAATGTTAATATATCTGCGACACATTCTAAATTTTTCATGTCTACAGATTATCATTTCAGATTCCAGAATGGCTTAGAAATCAACATTAGTGGGATTTTAATGAGATGGAACCTTTTAATGCGTGCTTTAGCTTACAGAGGGTTAGGAAATTTCAATTAGGCAGAGGGAGTGCTGAAGTCTATAAACAAGAAGGGTTACACTCCTAGTGTGATATTTCAAACTGTCTTGATGGAGGCATATGAGAAAACTCAGCAGTAAACCTTTGGAAGGATGCAGTCATCAGGTCTTGATCCATCATTAATGACATATTAAATAATTCATTAAACTTCTATTGAGGTGAAtccttttttctgttttttttgcttaaatcataaaaaaaagtcCTACTTCTTATACAATTTCAAAGCAGTCTTCCTTAGCATACTGATAAAATTTAATAGACAATGAAATATATAACCTCTTGTTAGAAGTGATAATTTCTGACACGGCAATCCAAATGGACACAAACTTGATACAAAATTATCAGTTTGCTTTTGGCTTGTATGAATTTTGTCATGTAACAGGCTGGCACGAAGAGTAGAGGTTCAAGGTTAATAGATGGGATTTATTTGATTTAGCCTGCTTATTGTTCTTGGATTAAAATTTATCTGTATTGTGTTATCAACAAGTAGATTGGTCAAGTTATGTGATTAATCTTGTTCGACTTGTTGGGTTCCTTTGTAGTCAGGTCAAATCTCATCAAGACTTGAGTAGGTATTCCGTGTCATCCTTGTCCCTGTCTTACCTGATTTAACCTGTTTAATATCTGATATGTGTATCATCAGATTACCTCTGTGTTAGGTGGTTTAGTTCAGATTTAAATTTGTTGACATAAATATTAAACAGGTTAAGTTCAGGCCGACAGTTATATTCTGCTATATCCATTTCAACAAAGCAAAACTAACCAAACATGATGTGCTACTTCATCCATCTGAAATATAAGAAGTCAACTCTTTTGTTCTAAACATTATTATTCAACTTAAGCTGTCTTTTGGCATAACACTACTATTTAACTTAGCATATCATTGTacctaaattttctttttttttgaatatTTGTGATCCCCTACTCATTGGGAATGCCCCATCTTATGTTGGACATTTGTGACAGTTTGTACCAATATCAATGGTCTCAATCCTTACTAGACCAAGTGCTAAACTTAAATTAACTACTGATTTATAATTGTCTCTTTGCCGATTTTTTTCTGTATTTTATTTACTTCACAGTCCTATTTCTCTCCTTTGCTGTTTTGTCTATGATttagttttttaaaaatattttttcaacttaagaaggaaagaaagagaaaaaaagaattaCAGAAAGTAACTTGCAAACAGCAAAGCATTTaatatgaaggcacaagtagccaTGAAAGCTTCagtgaaaagaaataaaaatctcAGAATATGGATTTCAACAGTTCTCTTGTATGAATTCTGTGCACTGGAATGGTTCAAATGTCAAGTTGTATAATTGCTGTACTTggcattgtcattcaaaatctATTTGTCAAGACACTGTACCAGTGTCATATGCTATCAACTTGTTATGCACGGTGAATGGATTGGTTGCTATGAACTATTGAAATGGATCAATGACCGGAAGTTGGTTTTGAATGCCTTCTAAATGAAGAAAGATCTTGTAAGCCAGACCTGAAAATGTTCCATATGATGATTTTCATGTATAAGGAAGCAGAAAATTATGATCAAGCTAGAAGGACATTGCCAATTTTTCAAGAAAATAGATGGAAAGAGAATATGAAGTACAGTTCAGTGAAACTATTTCCAGCATGATCTACTAATTTTTCTCATCAGCTCCAGTGTTGCATTGATATTAAGATTTCTACATCTTTCATCCCACAACTTGATCTTAGATCTATTGAAGCAGCACACTCGCATTAAATGTGGACTAATTGGAAAATAACTAGCTTAAAAGAACCACCTTATTAGAAAGATGCCTAAGTTACtagtgaaaatgattttgatggccaAAGTAATAGTTATCCATCTTAAGGCTAAAATGGGTTCTCCACAGTGTAGAATGTTTGTAGTTAAAATTAAATCAATATGTTCTAAATGACTTTATAAAGAAATTGGGGATcacttttttttaaagaaaaggaaaatgcatTAGCTCATAAGAACTTGATACAAAATGTGAGGTGGTGAAGAACCTCACCAAAAAACATTGGTTACATTTGATTTAGCAAAGTTGGCCAGTTTATGGTCTGAATAACTCGGATTTGTGTATGTCACAACAATGATTAACAACTCCGGCTTTGGCTTGGTAAAGGATGTCTTCACAGATATTCTTTAGATGCCAAGGGAAGATGTTGGGTTTGGACAACATGTTGATCAGGGTTTTGAAGTCTGATCTGATTGTGATTTGAGTGAGGCCTTCTCAGTGGGCAAAATGAAGGCCTTCAGGTATTGCCAACATTCAGCTTCTAATGGCACTGAGGAGTGGTTGTTGCAGCCTGCAGCAACAAAATTACCCTGCATATCGGTAATAAAAAAAACAGTTCCTGCATTGGAAGAGATAGTGTCCACTGAGCCATCACAGCTTCGAGGAAAATCAGAGTTTGTACATGGATCTGCATTCATATGAGTAGGTATGTTCCCCTGGACATTTGGGAACATTAAATTGACATCTCAAAGACTGTTAATCAATGTATAGCTTATCTAGGAAGCAATGCAACCATAGCATAGCATGCAGTACAACATTTCAGAGGTTTCTGAGGGTAGAGTGACTCACTGATGGTTGAAAGAATTTATTTAATTGTACTCTTTTCCGCATGGCTGTTGGGTAAGTTGTGGAGCAAAATGCAGCAGATAGACTCTAAGGTGCATTAAAATGTGATTGATGCAAGAGTAGCTAACATGCCTGAATTTGGAGTGAGACACTTCTTTGTTGTTGATCGTAGTCATTTTATAAAATTTCATGCTTTGTTCATTCTAATGCTGCATCACATTGTTGATCTTCTTCAAGCCTTTGGCTTATGGATACTCGTTCACAATGGCATTGTCTCTTTTCTCTCCTTCAGGCCAACATGGAAAGCATATAACATCTTGCTTGTTGACTGCATTATCTTGAATGGTGGAGAAAACACGGACTATGTTCAAATGTATGGAGACAATTGcaaccttttttttctctttatcctAATTTACAGTGGAGTTATAGCTACCATGCTTGCATAACTAATGTCTCCATTGGGTACTGCAGGTGTGAACCTGGCCTATGCTCCTATGCAATAATGCTATCTGCTTATGAAATTACAGCTGATATGGCTGGAGCTCAGTAAGTTTTTTTGCTGTATTAAAGAAGATGGTTCAAACTTCAAATCCAAATGTTGTCTATGGGACCTTGATGAGAGGTTATACAAAATTGAATTATCTCGAGAATGTAATGCATGTAGAGAGGATGCTTTTCAAAGGTGCTGAAGCCAACCAGACCATCTTTTCTATCATCATGGGTGCCCATGTCATGAACCCTGATTTTAAGTGCTGTTATCCAGTTTGCTTACATCAGTGCCCAATTAGGTTCCCACATGATCAGAAAGCAAGGAACATCCTTCCATCTTTGGCTAAAAAACCAGAGGAACATGATAAAGCAACTAATGGGGATGCGGAAGATGAAAAGAGGAAGATACTGATTTCATTTCCATTGAGGTGTAAAGAGAGTTAGCACTTTGCAATCAAACAGAGTGTGAACTAAAAGGTACAACTTTGCAATAATATCATGAACTGTGCTGACTACTACCATGAAGTCCTCTACATCTGTGATCAAAACTTTCTACGAGTGTTCTGGTTCCAACAATTGTAATTGAAAAGCAGttatgatatattgatattttttgcttctttaatAAGTATATACTTCAAGTATCCCAGGAAAACCTCTTGATGTATTGAGCTCCACATTACTGAAGCTGCCCCTTATGTTCTTGACATAGCATGAAGATTCTCCCTTGAAAACCAGCGAACTCGTGAATGTTGCATGTTGAGCAGACTAGAGAACATAATAAGGTTTGTTTCCTGCACTTCTCATGCGTTTAACTGTCATCCTTTTTCATCTCTAATTTGGAATTGATTTGGAAGGACTTCTCCTAACTGAGATGTCCTCCGCTATATATCCCTTCGATGCAGTGCTTGTAGGTGTATAAGCCATATCGGTAGATCTTGTCGGACCAGAAGCAATGTGTGCCGTATTCAGCAAGAGATTGTTCATTTACTTGCGACTTGTTTCATCAAGAGGTTGAATTCTTAGCTCTATAGCATCAGAAGAGTATCGGCAAGAACAATAAGCTGTAACTCGATTGATGTACAAAGATATATGGCACATGACTCTGCGATTCACATATATATCCTCAAAAACCATGCCAAAACCACGAGCAAGAAgatacgagaagaagaagaagaaggaaataaACTAAGATATTGTACTAAGATGCAAGCTCCGGACAGCGACGACGGCCTCGACACGGACGCCGTCGAGTTGTCGAGCGCGTCCGAGCAGTCTTCCTCCACAATGGTGTCGAGGGTGGCTCGGCGCTGTCGCCTCGTGCAGGTTAGTCGCCACGGCGCCACCTCCGCGAACTGGGCCTTGAGCGACCGC of Musa acuminata AAA Group cultivar baxijiao chromosome BXJ2-3, Cavendish_Baxijiao_AAA, whole genome shotgun sequence contains these proteins:
- the LOC135606572 gene encoding protein TIFY 5A-like; protein product: MTATNLLLFVSLGSIDHCDTELSLSPGGVYHRHSSYSDTSASSSRVEEKAAGKAPQPPEQQITMFYNGQIWVCDVTEIQARAIISSAKREMEDVEAQKQSSRRHGSSFPPPDATPSAPTRPPPPLNRSLSMKRSLQRFLQNRKTRAV